From the genome of Streptomyces sp. NBC_01317, one region includes:
- a CDS encoding N-acetylmuramoyl-L-alanine amidase gives MPPSVPPRPRNVRGRTLGAGGVLAAAALLLPLVSAAPSATVERPASGTLQTQFEAAAARYDVPGSVLLGVAYLQSRWDTHSGAPSVTGGYGPMHLTDARTALADAPHHSDGTEDARGDSARPVKVAAPGAATAVPATSELPARLRTLDRAARLTGLPAKDLRESPAANIEGGAALLAAAQRELGEPLGGDPGDWYGAVARFSGADDSATAATYANDVFAVIRDGERRTTDNGQRVALRAVPSVAPDTSQLPALGLRRTGAAGTECPRTVACEWIPAPYQEFGEGDYGNHDKADRPASQTVDSIVIHDTEGSWDTTLKLVQDPTYVSWHYTLRSSDGHIAQHVPVKDVAWHAGNWYTNAKSVGLEHEGFLIAPDAWYTEAMYRTSARLVAYLAEKYDIPLDRQHILGHDTVPGPTAANVPGMHTDPGPYWDWAHYFELLGKRFKATAGADAGVVTIRPDYAAHQPSYTGCVTAGDACAPHGSGAVRLRTAPDANAPLVKDVGLRPGGQDSTTGVNDIGARASTGQQFAVAGRQGDWTAVWYLGQKAWFENPREQPTAVGAKASVLTPKDGLAEVPVYGRAYPEASAYPAGVPVQTVSPLPYKVLGGQRYVVGDKVPGEYLYATTFATAGHQVVRGKEQYYEIQYGHRIAYVKASDVTVRSSGHSSGH, from the coding sequence TTGCCCCCTTCCGTCCCCCCACGACCGAGGAACGTACGCGGACGCACGCTCGGAGCGGGAGGTGTCCTGGCGGCGGCCGCGCTGCTCCTGCCGCTGGTGTCGGCCGCTCCCTCCGCCACCGTGGAACGGCCCGCGTCCGGCACGTTGCAGACTCAGTTCGAGGCCGCCGCCGCGCGGTACGACGTGCCGGGGAGTGTGCTCCTGGGTGTCGCGTACCTCCAGTCCCGCTGGGACACCCACAGCGGCGCGCCGAGCGTCACGGGCGGCTACGGGCCGATGCACCTGACCGACGCGCGGACCGCGCTCGCCGACGCGCCGCACCACTCCGACGGTACGGAGGACGCGCGCGGCGACTCGGCACGGCCGGTCAAGGTGGCCGCCCCCGGTGCCGCGACCGCGGTGCCCGCGACCTCGGAGCTGCCCGCGCGGCTGCGCACCCTGGACCGGGCGGCCCGCCTCACCGGGCTGCCCGCGAAGGACCTGCGGGAGAGCCCCGCCGCGAACATCGAGGGGGGCGCCGCGCTGCTGGCCGCCGCCCAGCGTGAGCTGGGCGAGCCGCTCGGCGGCGACCCGGGCGACTGGTACGGGGCGGTCGCGCGGTTCTCCGGGGCCGACGACTCCGCGACCGCCGCGACGTACGCGAACGACGTGTTCGCGGTGATCAGGGACGGCGAGCGGCGCACCACGGACAACGGGCAGCGGGTGGCGCTGCGCGCGGTGCCCTCGGTGGCGCCCGACACGTCCCAGCTGCCGGCGCTCGGACTGCGCAGGACCGGCGCCGCCGGGACGGAGTGCCCGCGCACGGTCGCCTGCGAGTGGATCCCGGCGCCGTACCAGGAGTTCGGCGAGGGCGACTACGGCAACCACGACAAGGCCGACCGGCCCGCGTCGCAGACGGTCGACTCCATCGTCATCCACGACACCGAGGGCTCCTGGGACACCACCCTCAAGCTGGTGCAGGACCCGACGTACGTGTCCTGGCACTACACGCTGCGCTCGTCGGACGGGCACATCGCCCAGCACGTGCCGGTGAAGGACGTCGCGTGGCACGCGGGCAACTGGTACACGAACGCCAAGTCCGTGGGCCTGGAGCACGAGGGCTTCCTGATCGCGCCGGACGCCTGGTACACGGAGGCGATGTACCGTACGTCGGCCCGGCTGGTGGCCTATCTGGCGGAGAAGTACGACATCCCGCTGGACCGGCAGCACATCCTGGGGCACGACACCGTTCCCGGGCCGACGGCGGCGAACGTGCCGGGGATGCACACGGACCCCGGTCCGTACTGGGACTGGGCGCACTACTTCGAGCTGCTGGGCAAGCGGTTCAAGGCGACGGCGGGCGCGGACGCGGGTGTGGTGACGATCCGTCCCGACTACGCCGCCCACCAGCCGTCGTACACCGGGTGTGTGACGGCGGGTGACGCCTGCGCGCCGCACGGCTCGGGGGCGGTACGGCTGCGCACGGCGCCGGACGCGAACGCGCCGCTCGTGAAGGACGTCGGGCTGCGGCCCGGCGGCCAGGACTCCACGACCGGGGTGAACGACATCGGCGCGCGGGCCTCGACGGGCCAGCAGTTCGCGGTCGCCGGGCGTCAGGGCGACTGGACGGCGGTCTGGTACCTCGGCCAGAAGGCGTGGTTCGAGAACCCCCGCGAGCAGCCGACGGCGGTGGGGGCCAAGGCTTCGGTGCTGACGCCGAAGGACGGTCTCGCGGAGGTGCCGGTGTACGGGCGCGCCTATCCGGAGGCGTCGGCGTATCCGGCGGGGGTCCCCGTCCAGACCGTGTCCCCGCTGCCGTACAAGGTGCTCGGCGGGCAGCGGTACGTGGTCGGTGACAAGGTGCCCGGTGAGTACCTGTACGCGACGACCTTCGCCACCGCGGGACACCAGGTGGTGCGGGGCAAGGAGCAGTACTACGAGATCCAGTACGGGCACCGGATCGCCTATGTGAAGGCGTCCGATGTCACCGTGCGGTCGTCGGGACACTCGTCGGGACACTGA
- a CDS encoding aminoglycoside phosphotransferase family protein, with translation MYTASSSVSAPPRSTRTVAPGSGPYLDPTNAPRRWAGAVKQPLSGRLDLSGPQGAQLRKAIASVHRICPEFNPVQVLRRSGRSVLLVGSTGRTTAVAKCLLDHSPVWAERFRHEIAAYRAFVRHRPPVRVPRLIAADPDNCTLVVERMPGRAAALARHPVEAPPRADVRAALGAIARLNTWRPPPGMFDAPLDYASRIARYHELGLFTDRDLGDLQKLLHGLAAGRQGAGQFCHGDALLSNILLSPAGPVLVDWEHAGWYLPGYDLATLWAVLGDAPAARRQISQLAQAPGPAARDAFLVNLMLVLTREIRMYETAVQRAMRETQPPAAGASPAASSARSGLPTGEEQRLLLRRLHDDCAMARRAVRAAVGTR, from the coding sequence ATGTACACAGCATCGTCCTCCGTGTCCGCCCCGCCCCGGTCGACGCGTACGGTCGCGCCCGGCAGCGGACCGTACCTCGACCCCACGAACGCTCCCCGGCGCTGGGCCGGGGCGGTCAAACAACCGCTCAGCGGGAGACTCGACTTGTCCGGCCCCCAGGGCGCGCAGCTGCGGAAGGCGATCGCTTCGGTGCACCGGATCTGTCCGGAGTTCAATCCGGTGCAGGTCCTGCGCCGCAGCGGGCGGTCCGTCCTGCTCGTCGGATCCACCGGGCGCACCACCGCGGTCGCCAAGTGCCTGCTGGACCACTCGCCCGTCTGGGCGGAGCGGTTCCGCCACGAAATAGCCGCTTATCGCGCGTTCGTGCGGCACCGGCCGCCGGTACGCGTACCGCGCCTCATCGCCGCCGACCCCGACAACTGCACGCTGGTGGTCGAACGGATGCCCGGCCGCGCGGCGGCGCTGGCCCGCCACCCCGTGGAGGCTCCGCCCCGGGCCGACGTACGGGCCGCGCTCGGCGCGATCGCCCGGCTCAACACCTGGCGGCCGCCGCCGGGCATGTTCGACGCCCCCCTCGACTACGCCTCACGGATCGCCCGGTACCACGAGCTGGGCCTGTTCACCGACCGGGACCTGGGCGATCTCCAGAAGCTGCTGCACGGCCTGGCGGCCGGCCGGCAGGGCGCGGGCCAGTTCTGCCACGGCGACGCGCTGCTCTCCAACATCCTGCTCTCCCCGGCGGGCCCGGTGCTCGTGGACTGGGAGCACGCCGGGTGGTACCTGCCCGGGTACGATCTCGCGACGCTGTGGGCGGTGCTCGGGGACGCCCCGGCGGCGCGCCGGCAGATCAGCCAGCTCGCCCAGGCCCCGGGACCGGCGGCCCGGGACGCCTTCCTCGTCAATCTGATGCTCGTACTGACCCGGGAGATCCGGATGTACGAGACGGCCGTGCAGCGCGCCATGCGGGAGACGCAGCCGCCCGCCGCGGGCGCGTCGCCGGCCGCGTCCTCCGCGCGGAGCGGACTGCCGACGGGCGAGGAGCAGCGGTTGCTGCTCAGGCGCCTGCACGACGACTGCGCGATGGCCCGCCGGGCCGTGCGCGCGGCGGTCGGGACCCGCTGA
- a CDS encoding DNA-binding protein NsdB, with protein MSGEPNTRLSDLFGLAGWSKGELARLVNRQAAAMGHPQLATDTSRVRRWIDMGETPRHPVPRVLAALFTERLGRVVTIEDLGFERSGRTGKRQDAGSAENPDGLPWAPERTAAVLTEFTGMDLMLNRRGLVGAGAALATGSALSSAMHDWLHHDPVLSSDAPRLNAPLHADPAGFDRYEAAPIGSQEIEALERSVEVFRAWDASHGGGLQRKAVVGQLNEVGGMLAYRHPDHLQRRLWGVAANLAVLAGWMSHDVGLEPTAQKYFVIATHAAREGGDRPRAGEALSRAARQMIHLGRPDDALDLVKLARSGSGEEALPRTRAMLHTIEAWAQASLGRGQAMRRTLGEAEDLFVSDKGDVEPPGWMQMFDEADLHGMEALAFRTLAEHDPSAAVTAQRHARRALDLRVSGRQRSKIFDHISLASACFIADDPEQAATYARLALVSIRETSSLRTWDRLREMYRLTGQYADYAKIQDLREEIELSMPKKSQGKPSVLGPARKTYGSV; from the coding sequence GTGAGCGGCGAACCCAACACCCGTCTGTCGGATCTGTTCGGCCTGGCCGGCTGGTCCAAGGGCGAACTCGCGAGGCTGGTGAACCGGCAGGCGGCGGCCATGGGCCACCCCCAACTGGCCACGGACACCTCGCGCGTACGGCGCTGGATCGACATGGGGGAGACCCCGCGCCATCCTGTGCCCCGGGTGCTGGCAGCGCTGTTCACCGAGCGGCTCGGTCGTGTCGTGACCATCGAGGACCTCGGCTTTGAACGGTCCGGGCGCACGGGGAAACGACAGGACGCCGGGAGCGCGGAGAATCCCGACGGCCTGCCGTGGGCGCCCGAACGGACGGCGGCGGTCCTCACCGAATTCACGGGAATGGACCTCATGCTCAACCGACGCGGCCTGGTGGGCGCGGGCGCCGCGCTCGCCACCGGCTCCGCACTCAGCAGTGCCATGCACGACTGGCTGCATCACGATCCCGTCCTCTCGTCCGACGCCCCCCGGCTCAACGCTCCCCTGCACGCCGACCCCGCTGGGTTCGACCGCTACGAGGCCGCCCCCATCGGGTCGCAGGAGATCGAGGCGCTGGAACGTTCCGTGGAGGTGTTCCGTGCGTGGGACGCCTCCCACGGCGGCGGACTCCAGCGCAAGGCCGTGGTGGGCCAGCTCAACGAGGTGGGCGGCATGCTCGCCTACCGTCACCCCGACCATCTCCAGCGGCGCCTGTGGGGCGTCGCCGCCAACCTGGCCGTCCTCGCGGGCTGGATGTCCCACGACGTCGGCCTCGAACCCACCGCCCAGAAGTACTTCGTCATCGCCACCCACGCGGCACGCGAGGGGGGCGACCGGCCCCGCGCGGGCGAGGCCCTCTCCAGAGCCGCACGCCAGATGATCCATCTGGGCCGGCCCGACGACGCCCTCGACCTGGTGAAGCTCGCCAGATCGGGGTCGGGGGAGGAGGCTCTGCCCCGTACCCGCGCCATGCTCCACACCATCGAGGCGTGGGCGCAGGCGTCCCTGGGGCGCGGGCAGGCCATGCGCCGCACCCTGGGCGAGGCGGAGGATCTCTTCGTCTCGGACAAGGGGGACGTAGAGCCGCCCGGCTGGATGCAGATGTTCGACGAGGCCGACCTGCACGGGATGGAGGCCCTGGCTTTCCGTACGCTCGCCGAACACGACCCGTCGGCGGCGGTCACCGCCCAGCGCCATGCCCGGAGGGCGCTGGACCTGCGGGTCAGCGGCCGGCAGCGGTCGAAGATCTTCGACCACATCTCGCTGGCCTCCGCGTGCTTCATCGCGGACGACCCGGAGCAGGCGGCGACCTACGCCCGGCTGGCGCTGGTGTCGATAAGGGAGACCTCCTCCCTCCGCACCTGGGACCGGCTGCGCGAGATGTACCGGCTCACCGGCCAGTACGCGGACTACGCGAAGATCCAGGATCTGCGGGAGGAGATCGAACTCTCCATGCCGAAGAAGAGCCAGGGGAAGCCGTCCGTGCTCGGCCCGGCCAGGAAGACGTACGGATCCGTCTAG
- a CDS encoding PP2C family protein-serine/threonine phosphatase, whose product MPSPLFADRPAPQPPERGSVDALIRQTRRLRGDVDAVRRDASAEADDDDILRRWQRALCDLAVHQLDDLGAHLDQLRAGRPDLTDGVRDGIPAQGRTARPAAARPAPLTGRVGSAEWNLLTDEVTWSDELYEIFGRPREAGPLSLDELPSLLFPEDQALLTAMVTACLIDGRPIDGEFRVLTARGRVRTLHMMGEPVLDTGGCTASMWAVLRDVSTLRHSERVLRDTRDSVQRRQHLVQTEQRLVAELQEAVLPTRGGSLELARSGPAALDLAARHLPAASSPTARGDWYDALDLPGGDTLVTVGDLPGQGVAAASTLAMLLGALRGMAVAGIEPGALLGHLNQLLETSRQPALGSALCARYRPATGTFVWAQAANPAPLLFRDGTGRALTPPDGVLLGATSGAAYEQADVHLLPGDVLVLHTDGADRAGTEARQNHLLALAPLLTRARSARECAETIVAELGGAERPDDACVMVARPDGPTV is encoded by the coding sequence ATGCCGTCCCCTCTGTTCGCGGACCGTCCCGCCCCACAGCCTCCTGAGCGGGGCTCGGTCGACGCCCTGATCAGGCAGACCCGCAGGCTGCGCGGAGACGTGGACGCCGTACGCCGGGACGCCTCGGCCGAGGCGGACGACGACGACATCCTCCGGCGCTGGCAGCGCGCGCTCTGCGATCTGGCCGTACATCAACTGGACGATCTCGGCGCGCACTTGGACCAGCTCAGGGCCGGCAGGCCGGATCTGACGGACGGCGTGCGGGACGGCATCCCCGCCCAGGGACGCACCGCCCGCCCGGCCGCCGCGCGTCCCGCTCCGCTCACCGGCCGGGTCGGCAGCGCCGAATGGAACCTCCTCACCGACGAGGTCACCTGGTCGGACGAGTTGTACGAGATCTTCGGACGCCCCCGGGAGGCCGGCCCGCTGTCGCTCGACGAACTGCCGTCGCTGCTGTTCCCCGAGGACCAGGCCCTGCTCACCGCGATGGTGACGGCCTGTCTGATCGACGGGCGGCCCATCGACGGGGAGTTCCGGGTCCTCACCGCCCGGGGCCGGGTCCGTACGCTGCACATGATGGGCGAACCGGTCCTCGACACGGGCGGTTGCACCGCCTCCATGTGGGCGGTCCTTCGCGATGTCAGCACCCTGCGCCACAGCGAGCGGGTGTTGCGCGACACCCGTGACTCGGTCCAGCGGCGGCAGCACCTCGTACAGACGGAACAACGGCTGGTCGCCGAGTTGCAGGAGGCCGTACTCCCCACGCGGGGCGGCTCGTTGGAGCTCGCGCGCAGCGGACCGGCCGCTCTGGACCTGGCCGCCCGCCATCTCCCCGCCGCGTCGTCGCCCACGGCCCGCGGTGACTGGTACGACGCCCTCGACCTGCCCGGCGGGGACACCCTGGTGACGGTCGGGGATCTCCCGGGACAGGGCGTGGCGGCCGCCTCCACCCTGGCGATGCTCCTCGGGGCCCTGCGCGGGATGGCCGTGGCGGGCATCGAGCCCGGCGCCCTCCTCGGACATCTCAACCAGCTCCTGGAGACGTCGCGGCAACCCGCGCTCGGCAGCGCGCTCTGTGCCCGCTACCGGCCGGCCACCGGCACCTTCGTATGGGCACAGGCGGCGAACCCCGCCCCGTTGCTGTTCCGCGACGGGACGGGGCGCGCGCTCACACCGCCGGACGGCGTGCTGCTCGGGGCGACGTCGGGCGCCGCGTACGAGCAGGCCGACGTCCACCTCCTCCCCGGTGACGTGCTCGTCCTGCACACCGACGGGGCGGACCGTGCCGGGACGGAGGCACGGCAGAATCACCTCCTCGCGCTGGCCCCCCTGTTGACCCGGGCCCGCTCGGCGCGCGAATGCGCGGAGACGATCGTCGCGGAGCTCGGCGGGGCCGAACGCCCCGACGACGCCTGTGTGATGGTCGCCAGGCCGGACGGACCGACGGTCTGA
- a CDS encoding TetR/AcrR family transcriptional regulator yields the protein MTAVPPGDGGDPRTARTRARLRQALLDACAERPLEEIGVAALARRAGLGRATFYLHYPDLQALAVDACAEVVRDAVDALHAWRGAPDPRTPPPPLTAFFVGLTPHAALYRTLLRPGGGGPLGELLHRRLRERSRAERALAGAPAPDLIASAVAAVFAGVLADWLHGLIEDSPEGIATRIWRLLVALHRLPVT from the coding sequence ATGACCGCCGTCCCGCCCGGCGACGGGGGCGATCCACGGACGGCCAGGACCCGCGCCAGACTGCGGCAGGCGCTGCTCGACGCGTGTGCGGAGCGCCCGCTGGAAGAGATCGGGGTCGCCGCGCTGGCCCGGCGGGCCGGGCTCGGCCGGGCGACGTTCTACCTGCACTACCCCGATCTCCAGGCGCTGGCCGTCGACGCCTGCGCGGAGGTCGTACGAGATGCCGTGGACGCCCTGCACGCGTGGCGGGGCGCTCCCGATCCACGGACGCCACCGCCCCCGCTCACCGCGTTCTTCGTGGGCCTGACCCCGCACGCGGCGCTGTACCGGACCTTGCTGCGGCCGGGGGGCGGCGGGCCGCTGGGCGAACTGCTCCACCGCCGACTGCGCGAGCGCAGCAGGGCGGAGCGCGCGCTCGCCGGCGCGCCCGCCCCCGACCTGATCGCGTCGGCGGTGGCGGCGGTCTTCGCGGGGGTGCTGGCCGACTGGCTGCACGGGCTGATCGAGGACAGCCCGGAGGGCATCGCCACCCGGATCTGGCGCCTGCTGGTGGCGCTCCATCGTCTGCCGGTCACGTAA
- a CDS encoding DUF1304 domain-containing protein: MQTAAHVLVGLLAALHVYILILEMFLWERRQGRELSGFDADMARATAALAGNQGLYNGFLAAGLIWGLIVSDPTGFRVQVFFTICVTVAGLYGGLTANKRILFVQALPGAVALAVVLAAG, encoded by the coding sequence ATGCAGACAGCCGCGCACGTCCTGGTCGGCCTGTTGGCCGCGCTCCACGTCTACATCCTGATATTGGAGATGTTCCTGTGGGAGCGTCGGCAGGGCCGTGAACTCTCCGGCTTCGACGCGGACATGGCCAGGGCGACGGCCGCCCTCGCGGGCAACCAGGGTCTCTACAACGGCTTCCTGGCCGCCGGGCTCATATGGGGGCTGATCGTCTCCGACCCGACCGGTTTCCGCGTGCAGGTCTTCTTCACGATCTGCGTGACCGTCGCGGGACTGTACGGCGGCCTCACCGCGAACAAGCGCATCCTCTTCGTCCAGGCGCTGCCCGGCGCGGTCGCCCTGGCCGTCGTCCTGGCGGCCGGATGA
- a CDS encoding NAD-dependent epimerase/dehydratase family protein, with product MSAAASVTAATARTTHAVLGAGAAGTALAAELARRGHAVRLVDRSGTGPAPDGVERLAADASTPEGALAAVAGADVVHHCLNVAYHLQVEVMPRIQRAVLAAVERTGARLVVLDTLYPYGETHGEVMTEDTPWRATSRKGLMRAELDRIYLEAHREGLARVVLGRSADFVGPGVLHSTLGGAVFPAALTGGEVPGIGDIDLPHSYTNIEDVATGLATLGEHPEGDGRVWHLPTAPAATTREILTLIGERLGAPLTIVPLPEPRPFGPFDEVFMAEYEEMFYQHTEPQIVDSSAFENAFGVRPIPLSRTVDSTLAWYRELLAPARV from the coding sequence ATGTCCGCCGCCGCATCCGTCACCGCCGCTACCGCCCGCACCACCCACGCCGTGCTCGGCGCAGGCGCCGCCGGGACCGCGCTCGCCGCCGAACTGGCCCGCCGCGGCCACGCCGTACGCCTGGTGGACCGGTCCGGCACGGGCCCGGCCCCCGACGGCGTCGAACGCCTCGCGGCCGACGCGAGCACCCCCGAGGGAGCCCTGGCCGCCGTGGCGGGCGCCGACGTCGTCCACCACTGCCTCAACGTCGCCTATCACCTCCAGGTCGAGGTGATGCCCCGCATCCAGCGGGCCGTCCTGGCCGCCGTGGAGAGGACGGGCGCGCGCCTCGTCGTCCTCGACACGCTCTACCCGTACGGCGAGACGCACGGGGAGGTCATGACGGAGGACACTCCCTGGCGGGCCACCTCGCGCAAGGGCCTGATGAGGGCGGAGCTGGACAGGATCTACCTGGAGGCACACCGCGAGGGCCTTGCCCGGGTCGTCCTCGGCCGCTCCGCCGACTTCGTCGGCCCCGGCGTCCTCCACTCGACCCTCGGCGGCGCGGTCTTCCCGGCGGCGCTGACCGGTGGAGAGGTCCCGGGCATCGGCGACATCGACCTGCCGCACAGCTATACGAACATCGAGGACGTGGCCACGGGCCTGGCGACCCTCGGCGAACACCCCGAGGGGGACGGCCGGGTCTGGCACCTGCCCACCGCGCCCGCCGCGACCACCCGGGAGATCCTCACCCTGATCGGGGAGCGCCTGGGCGCCCCGCTCACGATCGTCCCGCTTCCCGAGCCGCGCCCGTTCGGCCCGTTCGACGAGGTCTTCATGGCGGAGTACGAGGAGATGTTCTACCAGCACACCGAGCCGCAGATCGTGGACTCGTCCGCCTTCGAGAACGCCTTCGGGGTCCGGCCGATCCCGCTGTCGCGGACGGTGGACAGCACCCTCGCCTGGTACCGCGAACTGCTCGCCCCGGCGCGGGTGTGA
- a CDS encoding endonuclease I family protein, with product MVRRRHTVRHTLLALCAATAVLATTAAAAPAAPAATPRAALDDTYYQSALGKTGPQLRTALHSIIKNQTKISYAAVWEALKVTDEDPANKSNVILLYTGKSQSKASNGGNSGDWNREHVWAQSHGGFGTSAGPGTDIHHLRPSEVGVNSTRGNKDFDLGGSAVAGAPGNYTDSDSFEPRNAVKGDVARMILYMAVRYEGDDAWADLEANDKVNNGSNPLMGKLSVLKRWNDQDPPDTFEKRRNDVIYTSYQRNRNPFIDHPEWVESIW from the coding sequence ATGGTTCGTCGCCGACACACCGTCAGGCACACGCTGCTGGCCCTCTGTGCCGCCACCGCGGTGCTGGCCACCACCGCCGCCGCGGCTCCCGCCGCGCCCGCCGCGACCCCGCGGGCCGCGCTCGACGACACGTACTACCAGAGCGCGCTCGGCAAGACCGGGCCCCAGCTCAGAACAGCACTGCACTCGATCATCAAGAACCAGACGAAGATCTCGTACGCGGCGGTGTGGGAGGCCCTCAAGGTCACCGACGAGGACCCGGCGAACAAGTCGAACGTGATCCTGCTCTATACCGGGAAGTCCCAGTCGAAGGCGAGCAACGGCGGCAACTCGGGCGACTGGAACCGCGAGCACGTCTGGGCCCAGTCCCACGGCGGCTTCGGTACGTCGGCCGGACCCGGCACCGACATCCACCACCTGCGGCCGAGCGAGGTCGGGGTGAACTCGACGCGCGGGAACAAGGACTTCGACCTGGGCGGCAGCGCGGTGGCGGGCGCGCCGGGCAACTACACCGACTCCGACTCCTTCGAGCCGCGCAACGCCGTGAAGGGCGATGTGGCCCGGATGATCCTGTACATGGCCGTGCGGTACGAGGGTGACGACGCGTGGGCCGACCTCGAAGCGAACGACAAGGTCAACAACGGCTCCAACCCCCTGATGGGGAAGCTGTCCGTGCTCAAGCGGTGGAACGACCAGGATCCGCCGGACACGTTCGAGAAGCGCCGTAACGACGTCATATACACGTCGTACCAGCGCAACCGGAACCCGTTCATCGACCACCCCGAATGGGTGGAGTCCATCTGGTGA
- a CDS encoding family 16 glycosylhydrolase codes for MALYGLALLCCASAIAAGPAGAATAAPAPVPAAAAAVTFNDDFNGPAGSGVDGSKWQLETGDNVNNHERQYYTSGTNNAALDGAGNLVIQARKENPNNYQCWYGRCEYTSARLNTANKFSAQYGRVESRIKIPRGQGIWPAFWMLGNGGGGWPAQGEIDIMENVGFEPGTVHGTLHGPGYSGAEGIGAGYTLPGGQQFADAFHTFAIDWAPNSITWSVDGIVYQRRTPADLGGDAWVFNKSFFMILNLAVGGYWPGDPNGSTVFPQYMVIDYVRVTTGDTGTPGTGKAIKGLGGKCVDVAAASSANGTPVQLYDCNGSAAQQWTVGGDGTIRALGKCLDVKDGSVADGAQLQIWDCSGANNQKWATPAALDVVNIQANKCLDVPSANQANGTRLQIYTCNGSAAQKWTVNAS; via the coding sequence ATGGCGCTGTACGGCCTTGCCCTCCTGTGTTGCGCGAGCGCCATCGCGGCCGGCCCCGCGGGCGCGGCCACCGCGGCCCCCGCACCGGTGCCCGCCGCCGCGGCGGCGGTGACGTTCAACGACGACTTCAACGGTCCCGCCGGCTCCGGCGTGGACGGCAGCAAGTGGCAGTTGGAGACCGGCGACAACGTCAACAACCACGAGCGGCAGTACTACACCTCGGGTACCAACAACGCCGCACTCGACGGCGCCGGCAACCTGGTCATCCAGGCCCGCAAGGAGAACCCCAACAACTACCAGTGCTGGTACGGCCGGTGTGAGTACACCTCGGCACGGCTGAACACCGCCAACAAGTTCAGCGCGCAGTACGGGCGTGTCGAGTCGCGCATCAAGATCCCGCGCGGCCAGGGCATCTGGCCCGCCTTCTGGATGCTCGGCAACGGTGGCGGCGGCTGGCCCGCGCAGGGCGAGATCGACATCATGGAGAACGTCGGCTTCGAGCCCGGCACCGTCCACGGCACCCTGCACGGCCCCGGCTACTCCGGTGCCGAGGGCATCGGCGCGGGCTACACCCTCCCGGGCGGCCAGCAGTTCGCCGACGCGTTCCACACCTTCGCGATCGACTGGGCCCCGAACTCCATCACCTGGTCCGTGGACGGCATCGTCTACCAGCGCAGGACGCCCGCCGACCTCGGCGGCGACGCCTGGGTGTTCAACAAGTCCTTCTTCATGATCCTGAACCTGGCGGTCGGCGGCTACTGGCCCGGTGACCCCAACGGAAGCACGGTCTTCCCCCAGTACATGGTCATCGACTACGTCCGCGTCACCACCGGCGACACCGGCACCCCCGGTACGGGCAAGGCGATCAAGGGCCTGGGCGGCAAGTGCGTCGACGTGGCGGCGGCGAGCTCCGCGAACGGCACGCCGGTCCAGCTGTACGACTGCAACGGTTCGGCCGCGCAGCAGTGGACGGTCGGCGGCGACGGTACGATCCGCGCGCTCGGCAAGTGCCTCGACGTCAAGGACGGCAGTGTCGCCGACGGCGCGCAGCTCCAGATCTGGGACTGCAGCGGCGCCAACAACCAGAAATGGGCCACGCCCGCCGCGCTGGACGTCGTGAACATCCAGGCGAACAAGTGCCTGGACGTCCCGAGCGCCAACCAGGCCAACGGCACCCGGCTCCAGATCTACACCTGCAACGGCTCCGCCGCGCAGAAGTGGACGGTGAACGCCTCATGA